One stretch of Plodia interpunctella isolate USDA-ARS_2022_Savannah chromosome 10, ilPloInte3.2, whole genome shotgun sequence DNA includes these proteins:
- the Strump gene encoding WASH complex subunit 5 isoform X1, translated as MRVFMAEDNLCAQNLLKLISHGNAIVAEILRLKDHKPAVYLLETKDLQQKYQEIIMDFSYFKVSDVQEKKISINVKLQDVDDDLKEKYLDLITRFYLLFENIYQYVVDLISFTEQLNDGAFIQQTIETVLRDVEGKQLLCESLYLYGAMLLLCDLFMPGPFRERLLVAFYRYSTTQSQTNIDDVCKLLRDTGYDQQLAKRPADYPVEFFSRINIRPEFIDKVIGKLRSEDIYNQLSVYTFPEHQPSALATQASMLVICLFFAPYYLHSDISKMREIVDKFFPSNWIIPIYMGVTLNIIDFWDNFKAAKSALSNTCCNKSVKEVFAKRGESVPILTDKIHRLLKEGILTEDYVLDNINKILNLLLNSNLVVRWLLLHNSDVIFFDNNKRGKQLKDIVMKESNYDPLKLLELLISTAELELKVREILTKLLENKNHSWNTNKALALEAVNNLSELFSGNKSFTKVQENEQLKLWFDNIAKQISSLSESITTKSIKKITQLIQALDEVEEFHGIKGTSTVVQYLMESKEALKNVLRAATLKEDSLVTLETVADVSYAWCSIDCYTKHMQDSIKENPAVTSRLRALFLKLASAMEIPLLRINQAGSEDLVSVSQYYSNELIKYIQRVLQIIPEMVFSIVEKIIELQTWTIKEVPTRLEKEKLREYAQLDHRMEVAKLTRSASTFTTGILDMRSTLVGIIRVDPAELLEEGLLKELDTHISKKFTEFLEPQTKKSTAASSNLLPRLQKLADSMNGYKRSLEYIQDYINMHGLRIWQKQVATIIYESVEKEISIRKGVTVYSPSAGFMGSLARQVAQLIDARTCTYINICAAWFDVKNQNEIVNNKTFAKLNEAIGVVGLHGLDTLYAHMIKNQLQGAQQILRSSHDKITTNVNEPKDIEQTILRNQKPLHQLVDVLILIGSLQLLRKHISYQLNSTCKFDSAHLEASLSTLNESVLQEIKSDTENKQKVSNNMLRNLEKYLERCGIYQPFEKIYLKPTQEFLNMDIGRVLAILLISQLSKLQLCHTTGDLISKKTGDNIDGYPLLVGIYTILCQTKMENTNIFVDFLCHHVSYIVLAKSRLSEASSEGILIVRILELFCETFNYPYENLENKLPLILLASPHRK; from the exons ATTAGAAACTAAAGACCTACAGCAAAAGTATCAAGAAATTATAATGGATTTCAGTTACTTCAAGGTTTCAGATGttcaggaaaaaaaaattagtataaATGTG aaattacaAGATGTGGATGATGAtctcaaagaaaaatatcttgatCTAATAACAAGATTTTACctgttatttgaaaatatttatcaatatgttGTTGATTTGATTTCCTTTACTGAACAGTTAAATGATGGTGCATTTATACAACAGACTATTGAAACGGTACTGAGAGATGTGGAGGGTAAACAATTGTTG TGTGAGTCCCTGTACTTGTATGGAGCAATGCTGTTACTTTGTGACCTGTTTATGCCTGGACCATTTCGGGAAAGATTGTTGGTAGCATTCTACAGATATAGCACCACTCAGTCCCAGACTAACATTGACgatgtttgtaaactcttgaGGGACACAGGCTATGATCAGCAGCTTGCCAAAAGACCTGCCGATTACCCTGTGGAATTTTTCAG CCGTATCAACATTCGTCcagaatttattgataaagttATTGGTAAATTGAGATCAGAAGATATATACAATCAGTTATCAGTGTATACCTTCCCAGAACATCAGCCCTCGGCTTTAGCAACACAAGCTAGCATGTTAGTCATATGTCTGTTTTTTGCTCCATATTATTTGCATAgtgatatttcaaaaatgagaGAAATTGTTGACAAATTTTTCCCGAGCAACTGGATCATACCCATTTATATGGGCGTAACATTAaacataattgatttttgggaCAATTTCAAAGCTGCAAAATCTGCACTGAGCAACACATGTTGTAATAAAAGCGTCAAAGAAGTATTTGCTAAAAGAGGTGAATCTGTACCAATATTAACTGACAAAATTCATAGATTGTTAAAAGAAGGCATTCTAACTGAAGATTATGTATTggacaatattaataagattttaaacttacttttaaattCCAACCTAGTTGTCAGATGGTTATTATTGCACAATTCCgatgtcatattttttgataataataaaagggGGAAACAATTGAAAGATATAGTAATGAAAGAATCAAATTACGATCCATTGAAGCTGCTTGAATTACTGATTAGCACTGCAGAACTGGAACTGAAGGTGAgagaaattttaacaaagctTCTTGAAAACAAAAACCATTCTTGGAACACCAATAAAGCATTAGCTTTGGAAGCTGTAAATAATTTGTCTGAATTATTTTCTGGAAACAAATCGTTTACGAAAGTTCAAGAAAATGAACAGTTAAAACTCTGGTTTGATAATATTGCTAAACAAATATCTTCCCTTAGTGAAAGTATCACAactaaatctataaaaaagaTTACTCAATTAATACAAGCTCTTGATGAAGTCGAAGAATTTCACGGTATCAAAGGAACGTCGACAGTTGTACAGTATCTCATGGAAAGTAAAGAGGCTCTGAAAAATGTGCTGAGGGCAGCAACACTTAAAGAAGATTCATTGGTAACATTAGAAACAGTTGCAGATGTTAGCTATGCTTGGTGTTCTATTGACTGTTACACTAAGCACATGCAAGACAGTATCAAAGAGAACCCAGCTGTCACCAGCCGCTTGCGAGCTTTGTTCCTCAAATTGGCGAGTGCTATGGAGATACCACTGCTAAGGATAAACCAAGCTGGCAGCGAGGATCTAGTGTCCGTCTCGCAGTACTACAGCAAtgaattgattaaatatatacaaagagtattacaaataattcCAGAGATGGTGTTCAGTAtagttgaaaaaataatagagcTCCAAACATGGACTATCAAAGAAGTGCCTACAAGGTTAGAAAAAGAGAAATTGAGAGAATATGCACAACTTGACCATAGAATGGAGGTCGCCAAGCTTACTCGTTCTGCTTCTACGTTTACTACAG gaATACTAGATATGAGGTCTACCCTTGTCGGGATAATCAGAGTAGATCCCGCGGAATTGCTTGAGGAGGGCTTGCTAAAAGAATTGGATACtcatataagtaaaaaattcaCTGAATTCCTGGAACCTCAGACAAAGAAGTCAACTGCTGCATCCAGTAACTTATTGCCCCGTTTACAAAAGTTAGCTGACAGTATGAATGGTTATAAAAGATCACTTGAATACATTCAAGACTACATTAATATGCACGGTTTGAGAATATGGCAGAAGCag GTTGCAACGATTATTTACGAGAGTGTGGAGAAAGAAATAAGTATACGTAAAGGTGTGACTGTTTACAGTCCTTCCGCCGGTTTCATGGGAAGCCTGGCTAGACAAGTCGCGCAGTTGATTGACGCCAG GACTTGTACATATATCAACATATGCGCTGCATGGTTTGATGTAAAAAATCAGAACGAAATAGTCAACAACAAGACATttgctaaattaaatgaagctATTGGGGTTGTGGGTCTGCATGGTTTGGATACATTGTATGCCCATATGATAAAGAACCAACTGCAAGGAGCACAGCAAATTCTTAGAAGTAGTCATGACAAAATCACTACAAATGTTAATGAACCAAAAGATATTGAACAAACTATTCTTAGAAATCAAAAACCTTTGCATCAATTAGTagatgtattaattttaattggtaGTTTACAATTACTcagaaaacatatttcatatcAGTTGAATTCAACTTGCAAATTTGACTCTGCACATTTGGAAGCTTCCCTGAGTACACTGAATGA atCAGTTCTGCAAGAAATTAAATCTGAcacagaaaataaacaaaaagtatcTAACAATATGTTGCgtaatttggaaaaatatctAGAGAGATGTGGAATATATCAGCCATTTGAGAAAATATATCTGAAACCTACACAGGAGTTTCTGAACATGGACATAGGGAGAGTACTTGCAATTCTTTTAATATCCCAGTTATCGAAACTGCAACTTTGTCATACTACTG GAGACCTGATTTCGAAGAAAACAGGAGACAATATTGATGGGTATCCGCTGCTTGTTGGaatatacacaattttatgCCAAACAAAGATGGAGAATACGAATATTTTTGTGGATTTCCTGTGTCATCATGTCAGCTACATAGTACTAGCAaa gTCTAGATTATCAGAGGCATCAAGTGAAGGCATATTAATTGTCAGAATATTGGAATTGTTTTGTGAGACGTTTAATTATCCTTATGAAAATTTGGAAAACAAGTTACCACTCATCTTATTAGCAAGTCCACATAGAAAGTGA
- the Strump gene encoding WASH complex subunit 5 isoform X2 yields the protein MDFSYFKVSDVQEKKISINVKLQDVDDDLKEKYLDLITRFYLLFENIYQYVVDLISFTEQLNDGAFIQQTIETVLRDVEGKQLLCESLYLYGAMLLLCDLFMPGPFRERLLVAFYRYSTTQSQTNIDDVCKLLRDTGYDQQLAKRPADYPVEFFSRINIRPEFIDKVIGKLRSEDIYNQLSVYTFPEHQPSALATQASMLVICLFFAPYYLHSDISKMREIVDKFFPSNWIIPIYMGVTLNIIDFWDNFKAAKSALSNTCCNKSVKEVFAKRGESVPILTDKIHRLLKEGILTEDYVLDNINKILNLLLNSNLVVRWLLLHNSDVIFFDNNKRGKQLKDIVMKESNYDPLKLLELLISTAELELKVREILTKLLENKNHSWNTNKALALEAVNNLSELFSGNKSFTKVQENEQLKLWFDNIAKQISSLSESITTKSIKKITQLIQALDEVEEFHGIKGTSTVVQYLMESKEALKNVLRAATLKEDSLVTLETVADVSYAWCSIDCYTKHMQDSIKENPAVTSRLRALFLKLASAMEIPLLRINQAGSEDLVSVSQYYSNELIKYIQRVLQIIPEMVFSIVEKIIELQTWTIKEVPTRLEKEKLREYAQLDHRMEVAKLTRSASTFTTGILDMRSTLVGIIRVDPAELLEEGLLKELDTHISKKFTEFLEPQTKKSTAASSNLLPRLQKLADSMNGYKRSLEYIQDYINMHGLRIWQKQVATIIYESVEKEISIRKGVTVYSPSAGFMGSLARQVAQLIDARTCTYINICAAWFDVKNQNEIVNNKTFAKLNEAIGVVGLHGLDTLYAHMIKNQLQGAQQILRSSHDKITTNVNEPKDIEQTILRNQKPLHQLVDVLILIGSLQLLRKHISYQLNSTCKFDSAHLEASLSTLNESVLQEIKSDTENKQKVSNNMLRNLEKYLERCGIYQPFEKIYLKPTQEFLNMDIGRVLAILLISQLSKLQLCHTTGDLISKKTGDNIDGYPLLVGIYTILCQTKMENTNIFVDFLCHHVSYIVLAKSRLSEASSEGILIVRILELFCETFNYPYENLENKLPLILLASPHRK from the exons ATGGATTTCAGTTACTTCAAGGTTTCAGATGttcaggaaaaaaaaattagtataaATGTG aaattacaAGATGTGGATGATGAtctcaaagaaaaatatcttgatCTAATAACAAGATTTTACctgttatttgaaaatatttatcaatatgttGTTGATTTGATTTCCTTTACTGAACAGTTAAATGATGGTGCATTTATACAACAGACTATTGAAACGGTACTGAGAGATGTGGAGGGTAAACAATTGTTG TGTGAGTCCCTGTACTTGTATGGAGCAATGCTGTTACTTTGTGACCTGTTTATGCCTGGACCATTTCGGGAAAGATTGTTGGTAGCATTCTACAGATATAGCACCACTCAGTCCCAGACTAACATTGACgatgtttgtaaactcttgaGGGACACAGGCTATGATCAGCAGCTTGCCAAAAGACCTGCCGATTACCCTGTGGAATTTTTCAG CCGTATCAACATTCGTCcagaatttattgataaagttATTGGTAAATTGAGATCAGAAGATATATACAATCAGTTATCAGTGTATACCTTCCCAGAACATCAGCCCTCGGCTTTAGCAACACAAGCTAGCATGTTAGTCATATGTCTGTTTTTTGCTCCATATTATTTGCATAgtgatatttcaaaaatgagaGAAATTGTTGACAAATTTTTCCCGAGCAACTGGATCATACCCATTTATATGGGCGTAACATTAaacataattgatttttgggaCAATTTCAAAGCTGCAAAATCTGCACTGAGCAACACATGTTGTAATAAAAGCGTCAAAGAAGTATTTGCTAAAAGAGGTGAATCTGTACCAATATTAACTGACAAAATTCATAGATTGTTAAAAGAAGGCATTCTAACTGAAGATTATGTATTggacaatattaataagattttaaacttacttttaaattCCAACCTAGTTGTCAGATGGTTATTATTGCACAATTCCgatgtcatattttttgataataataaaagggGGAAACAATTGAAAGATATAGTAATGAAAGAATCAAATTACGATCCATTGAAGCTGCTTGAATTACTGATTAGCACTGCAGAACTGGAACTGAAGGTGAgagaaattttaacaaagctTCTTGAAAACAAAAACCATTCTTGGAACACCAATAAAGCATTAGCTTTGGAAGCTGTAAATAATTTGTCTGAATTATTTTCTGGAAACAAATCGTTTACGAAAGTTCAAGAAAATGAACAGTTAAAACTCTGGTTTGATAATATTGCTAAACAAATATCTTCCCTTAGTGAAAGTATCACAactaaatctataaaaaagaTTACTCAATTAATACAAGCTCTTGATGAAGTCGAAGAATTTCACGGTATCAAAGGAACGTCGACAGTTGTACAGTATCTCATGGAAAGTAAAGAGGCTCTGAAAAATGTGCTGAGGGCAGCAACACTTAAAGAAGATTCATTGGTAACATTAGAAACAGTTGCAGATGTTAGCTATGCTTGGTGTTCTATTGACTGTTACACTAAGCACATGCAAGACAGTATCAAAGAGAACCCAGCTGTCACCAGCCGCTTGCGAGCTTTGTTCCTCAAATTGGCGAGTGCTATGGAGATACCACTGCTAAGGATAAACCAAGCTGGCAGCGAGGATCTAGTGTCCGTCTCGCAGTACTACAGCAAtgaattgattaaatatatacaaagagtattacaaataattcCAGAGATGGTGTTCAGTAtagttgaaaaaataatagagcTCCAAACATGGACTATCAAAGAAGTGCCTACAAGGTTAGAAAAAGAGAAATTGAGAGAATATGCACAACTTGACCATAGAATGGAGGTCGCCAAGCTTACTCGTTCTGCTTCTACGTTTACTACAG gaATACTAGATATGAGGTCTACCCTTGTCGGGATAATCAGAGTAGATCCCGCGGAATTGCTTGAGGAGGGCTTGCTAAAAGAATTGGATACtcatataagtaaaaaattcaCTGAATTCCTGGAACCTCAGACAAAGAAGTCAACTGCTGCATCCAGTAACTTATTGCCCCGTTTACAAAAGTTAGCTGACAGTATGAATGGTTATAAAAGATCACTTGAATACATTCAAGACTACATTAATATGCACGGTTTGAGAATATGGCAGAAGCag GTTGCAACGATTATTTACGAGAGTGTGGAGAAAGAAATAAGTATACGTAAAGGTGTGACTGTTTACAGTCCTTCCGCCGGTTTCATGGGAAGCCTGGCTAGACAAGTCGCGCAGTTGATTGACGCCAG GACTTGTACATATATCAACATATGCGCTGCATGGTTTGATGTAAAAAATCAGAACGAAATAGTCAACAACAAGACATttgctaaattaaatgaagctATTGGGGTTGTGGGTCTGCATGGTTTGGATACATTGTATGCCCATATGATAAAGAACCAACTGCAAGGAGCACAGCAAATTCTTAGAAGTAGTCATGACAAAATCACTACAAATGTTAATGAACCAAAAGATATTGAACAAACTATTCTTAGAAATCAAAAACCTTTGCATCAATTAGTagatgtattaattttaattggtaGTTTACAATTACTcagaaaacatatttcatatcAGTTGAATTCAACTTGCAAATTTGACTCTGCACATTTGGAAGCTTCCCTGAGTACACTGAATGA atCAGTTCTGCAAGAAATTAAATCTGAcacagaaaataaacaaaaagtatcTAACAATATGTTGCgtaatttggaaaaatatctAGAGAGATGTGGAATATATCAGCCATTTGAGAAAATATATCTGAAACCTACACAGGAGTTTCTGAACATGGACATAGGGAGAGTACTTGCAATTCTTTTAATATCCCAGTTATCGAAACTGCAACTTTGTCATACTACTG GAGACCTGATTTCGAAGAAAACAGGAGACAATATTGATGGGTATCCGCTGCTTGTTGGaatatacacaattttatgCCAAACAAAGATGGAGAATACGAATATTTTTGTGGATTTCCTGTGTCATCATGTCAGCTACATAGTACTAGCAaa gTCTAGATTATCAGAGGCATCAAGTGAAGGCATATTAATTGTCAGAATATTGGAATTGTTTTGTGAGACGTTTAATTATCCTTATGAAAATTTGGAAAACAAGTTACCACTCATCTTATTAGCAAGTCCACATAGAAAGTGA